A DNA window from Augochlora pura isolate Apur16 chromosome 9, APUR_v2.2.1, whole genome shotgun sequence contains the following coding sequences:
- the Npc1a gene encoding Niemann-Pick type C-1a isoform X5, translating into MRWLDVSPRGHSRTLTEARMSRVNTMLLALSVCWLITTVSAASEGHCVWYGECYKDVHMKNCPYTGPPKPLDFEGQKLLAKNCPHLVQDSGNGINTCCNTSQLQTMDSNIKLAANFISRCPSCLDNLVKHFCEFTCSPIQSTFINVTEILKKDDVEYINMIDVYITNKYLEGTFNSCSKVSVPSSGNLAMDIMCGEWGASRCTPLKWFFYMGDAAHNYYVPFQITYINTDTPVGPFTPVDPKITPCNKALNKNEPACSCLDCEESCPVPPPMPPLPSPFTMYGYDGYAVTMIIVYICGSVLFMLSIVCFSNRKQIGVISADDLPSGFDDEQRSTFIERLGAGTDKLLAEFFCWWGTACASRPWFVLFVGFLFIVGMGHGIKYIHVTTDPVELWAAPQSRSRIEREYFDQHFEPFYRNEQIIITSKGLPNIVHETTNGPITYGPVFNDTFLRTIYQLQEKIKQIVTPNNYTLADICFAPLTGPFTGPPTVSECVIQSIWGYYQDSMATFNASSIEDNYTVNYLDHFGACTQNPFNPNCLAPYGGPIEPAIAVGGFLKPGEDLHHPSYEKATAIILTLLVNNYHDKSKLVPAMEWEKSYIEFMKNWTATEKPDYMDIAFTSERSIEDELNRESQSDVLTILVSYVIMFAYIAISLGQMKSCSRLLIDSKITLGLGGVLIVLASVVCSVGLFGFVGIPATLIIIEVIPFLVLAVGVDNIFILVQTHQREGRRPNESIAEHIGRTLGQVGPSMLLTSVSESCCFFLGGLSDMPAVRAFALYAGMALLVDFLLQVTCFVSLLALDTIRQANNRLDICCFIHGSKKDNGDEAINGILYKLFKVAYVPLLLKKWVRAVVMLVFFGWLCSSIAVVPHIEIGLDQELSMPEDSFVLKYFKFLNSYLSIGPPMYFVVKDGLNYSDPRHQNLVCGGQYCNSDSVSTQLFIASHQSNRTYIAKPAASWLDDYIDWTQFPSCCKYFVGNNSFCPHAEFSNRCTTCNIDTVDGRPTSMEFEKYVSFFLQDNPDENCAKAGHAAYGHGVDYTTNPKTGLSQVGASYFMTYHTILKTSADYYESMRAARAVSANITTMLNDHLTSYGETGGVEVFPYSVFYVFYEQYLTMWPDTLHSIGISLFAIFVVTFLLMGLDIFSSVVVIITITMIVVNIGGLMYWWHITLNAVSLVNLVMAVGIAVEFCSHLVHSFSVSVKTTRVERVADALTNMGSSIFSGITLTKFGGIVVLGFAKSQIFKVFYFRMYLGIVLFGAAHGLIFLPVLLSYIGVMSRRRRNRARYCTSRARNELRSEEHGPHSPLLQDDNNQFPTTSYASVNYIDAADYRVAF; encoded by the exons TACAAAGATGTGCATATGAAGAATTGTCCATATACTGGACCACCCAAACCATTGGACTTCGAAGGACAAAAATTACTCGCTAAGAATTGTCCACATTTAGTCCAAGATTCTGGAAATGGAATCAATACCTGTTGCAATACCAGTCAACTACAAACTATGgattctaatattaaattagcaGCCAATTTTATAAGCAGATGTCCCAGCTGCTTAGACAATTTAGTAAAGCATTTTTGTGAATTCACTTGTAGTCCGATTCAGAGTACATTCATTAATGTTACAGAGATTCTAAAAAAAGATG atgttgaatatattaatatgatagATGTTTACataacgaataaatatctaGAAGGCACATTTAACTCCTGCAGTAAAGTGTCGGTACCCAGTTCAGGAAACTTAGCTATGGATATAATGTGTGGAGAATGGGGTGCTAGTAGATGCACGCCATTGAAATGGTTCTTCTACATGGGCGATGCTGCGCATAACTACTACGTTCCCTTCCAAATAACGTATATAAACACGGACACTCCGGTTGGTCCTTTTACGCCTGTAGATCCGAAAATTACACCATGCAATAAGGCATTGAAC aaaaatgagCCAGCCTGCAGTTGCTTGGATTGTGAGGAAAGTTGTCCGGTACCACCACCGATGCCTCCTCTGCCAAGTCCATTTACCATGTACGGCTACGATGGCTACGCGGTGACAATGATAATTGTCTATATCTGTGGTTCAGTCCTCTTCATGCTCTCCATAGTGTGCTTCAGTAATAGAAAACAGATTG GTGTGATATCTGCAGATGACTTGCCGAGCGGATTCGACGACGAACAACGGTCGACCTTTATCGAAAGATTAGGCGCAGGTACCGATAAACTGTTGGCAGAGTTCTTCTGCTGGTGGGGTACAG CGTGTGCTTCGCGACCATGGTTCGTGCTATTCGTTGgtttcttatttattgttgGCATGGGACACggtataaaatacattcacGTGACCACTGATCCCGTTGAATTGTGGGCTGCGCCTCAATCTCGCTCGCGAATCGAAAGGGAATACTTTGATCAACATTTCGAACCATTCTATAGGAACGAACAGATTATTATCACATCGAAAGGTCTGCCCAAT ATAGTTCATGAGACAACGAACGGTCCAATAACATATGGCCCAGTGTTCAACGACACTTTCTTGAGAACAATTTATCAACTGCAGGAAAAGATAAAGCAGATTGTTACTCCAAACAATTATACCTTAGCAGATATTTGTTTCGCCCCATTAACAGGTCCGTTCACAGGACCACCAACAGTCTCAGAATGCGTCATTCAAAGTATATGGGGATACTATCAAGACAGCATGGCGACTTTCAATGCTAGTTCCATCGAGGACAATTATACAGTGAATTACCTAGATCATTTCGGAGCTTGCACACA AAATCCGTTCAATCCCAACTGTTTGGCCCCATACGGTGGCCCTATAGAACCGGCAATCGCGGTGGGAGGTTTCTTGAAGCCAGGCGAAGATCTTCACCATCCCTCTTACGAGAAGGCGACAGCTATCATTCTAACGCTTctagtaaataattatcatgaCAAATCAAAACTTGTTCCTGCTATGGAATGGGAAAAGAG TTACATCGAGTTCATGAAAAATTGGACAGCAACGGAGAAGCCGGATTACATGGACATCGCGTTCACTTCGGAACGATCGATCGAGGACGAACTGAATCGTGAATCGCAATCCGACGTTTTAACTATCCTCGTGTCATACGTTATCATGTTTGCGTACATTGCGATTTCGCTGGGTCAAATGAAGAGCTGCAGTAGACTTCTG ATTGACTCTAAAATTACACTCGGCCTCGGCGGCGTGTTGATCGTGTTGGCTTCTGTCGTCTGTTCCGTGGGTTTGTTTGGCTTCGTCGGCATACCTGCTACGCTCATTATTATTGAAGTCATACCATTCCTCGTCCTTGCTGTCGGTGTGGACAACATTTTCATTCTAGTCCAGACACATCAAAGAGAAGGTCGTCGACCAAATGAGTCGATAGCAGAGCACATTGGTCGTACTCTCGGCCAAGTGGGGCCGAGCATGTTACTCACCAGTGTGTCTGAGAGTTGTTGTTTCTTCCTAG gcGGTTTGTCCGACATGCCTGCTGTCAGAGCTTTCGCTCTTTACGCTGGCATGGCGTTATTGGTAGACTTTCTACTGCAAGTAACTTGCTTCGTCAGTTTACTGGCCTTGGACACTATTCGTCAAGCA AACAATAGACTGGATATATGCTGCTTCATACACGGTTCGAAGAAAGACAATGGCGATGAAGCAATTAACGGAATCTTGTACAAGCTCTTCAAAGTTGCCTACGTACCGTTATTGTTGAAGAAATGGGTGCGCGCGGTCGTCATGCTAGTCTTTTTCGGCTGGCTCTGTTCGAGTATAGCTGTTGTTCCACATATCGAAATTGGTCTAGACCAAGAATTATCTATGCCTGAAGATAGCTTCGTTCTAAAATACTTTAAA tttttaaatagttatttatcAATTGGACCACCGATGTACTTTGTGGTAAAAGATGGTCTAAATTATTCCGATCCAAGGCATCAGAATCTTGTGTGTGGCGGTCAGTATTGTAACAGTGATTCGGTCTCCACGCAACTATTTATAGCGTCGCATCAGTCGAATAG aacaTACATAGCGAAACCGGCGGCATCGTGGCTGGATGATTATATAGACTGGACACAGTTTCCTTCTTGTTGTAAATACTTTGTCGGGAATAACTCTTTCTGTCCTCATGCAG AGTTTTCGAACCGATGCACCACATGCAATATCGACACGGTGGACGGTCGACCGACGTCGATGGAATTTGAGAAATACGTGTCCTTCTTCTTGCAAGACAACCCTGACGAGAATTGTGCGAAAGCAGGTCACGCTGCTTATGGCCACGGCGTGGATTACACAACCAATCCGAAGACTGGCCTATCGCAAGTTGGGGCGTCCTACTTCATGACTTACcatacaattttgaaaacttCGGCCGATTATTATGAATCAATGAGAGCCGCCAGAGCCGTGTCTGCGAATATCACGACAATGCTCAACGACCACCTAACCAGCTACGGTGAAACCGGCGGTGTCGAAGTTTTCCCGTACAGCGTGTTCTACGTTTTCtacgaacaatatttaacgATGTGGCCGGACACGCTGCACAGTATAGGCATATCACTGTTCGCTATTTTTGTGGTGACTTTCCTATTGATGGGTCTGGATATATTCTCGTCCGTGGTGGTTATAATAACTATCACGATGATCGTTGTCAACATTGGAGGTTTAATGTACTGGTGGCACATTACGTTGAACGCTGTGTCCTTGGTCAACCTCGTTATG GCTGTAGGAATCGCTGTCGAATTTTGCAGTCATTTAGTGCACTCGTTCTCAGTATCTGTGAAGACCACGAGAGTTGAACGAGTAGCTGATGCATTGACCAACATGGGAAGCTCCATTTTCAGCGGTATCACACTCACCAAGTTCGGCGGAATCGTGGTACTTGGGTTCGCCAAAAGTCAGATCTTTAAG GTCTTTTACTTCCGAATGTACCTGGGCATTGTACTGTTCGGAGCCGCGCACGGCTTAATATTCTTGCCAGTGTTACTCAGCTATATCG GCGTGATGTCGCGCCGGAGGCGCAACAGGGCCCGTTACTGTACTAGCAGGGCCCGAAACGAACTTAGAAGTGAAGAACACGGGCCTCACTCTCCTCTACTCCAAGATGACAACAATCAGTTCCCAACCACTTCCTACGCCAGTGTGAACTACATAGATGCGGCGGATTATCGTGTGGCATTTTAA
- the Npc1a gene encoding Niemann-Pick type C-1a isoform X2, translating into MRWLDVSPRGHSRTLTEARMSRVNTMLLALSVCWLITTVSAASEGHCVWYGECYKDVHMKNCPYTGPPKPLDFEGQKLLAKNCPHLVQDSGNGINTCCNTSQLQTMDSNIKLAANFISRCPSCLDNLVKHFCEFTCSPIQSTFINVTEILKKDDVEYINMIDVYITNKYLEGTFNSCSKVSVPSSGNLAMDIMCGEWGASRCTPLKWFFYMGDAAHNYYVPFQITYINTDTPVGPFTPVDPKITPCNKALNKNEPACSCLDCEESCPVPPPMPPLPSPFTMYGYDGYAVTMIIVYICGSVLFMLSIVCFSNRKQIVTRGEEVGRQVGRRLAAGLHHPGDGARIALAADQEDSPLQSKRSNDLPSGFDDEQRSTFIERLGAGTDKLLAEFFCWWGTACASRPWFVLFVGFLFIVGMGHGIKYIHVTTDPVELWAAPQSRSRIEREYFDQHFEPFYRNEQIIITSKGLPNIVHETTNGPITYGPVFNDTFLRTIYQLQEKIKQIVTPNNYTLADICFAPLTGPFTGPPTVSECVIQSIWGYYQDSMATFNASSIEDNYTVNYLDHFGACTQNPFNPNCLAPYGGPIEPAIAVGGFLKPGEDLHHPSYEKATAIILTLLVNNYHDKSKLVPAMEWEKSYIEFMKNWTATEKPDYMDIAFTSERSIEDELNRESQSDVLTILVSYVIMFAYIAISLGQMKSCSRLLIDSKITLGLGGVLIVLASVVCSVGLFGFVGIPATLIIIEVIPFLVLAVGVDNIFILVQTHQREGRRPNESIAEHIGRTLGQVGPSMLLTSVSESCCFFLGGLSDMPAVRAFALYAGMALLVDFLLQVTCFVSLLALDTIRQANNRLDICCFIHGSKKDNGDEAINGILYKLFKVAYVPLLLKKWVRAVVMLVFFGWLCSSIAVVPHIEIGLDQELSMPEDSFVLKYFKFLNSYLSIGPPMYFVVKDGLNYSDPRHQNLVCGGQYCNSDSVSTQLFIASHQSNRTYIAKPAASWLDDYIDWTQFPSCCKYFVGNNSFCPHAEFSNRCTTCNIDTVDGRPTSMEFEKYVSFFLQDNPDENCAKAGHAAYGHGVDYTTNPKTGLSQVGASYFMTYHTILKTSADYYESMRAARAVSANITTMLNDHLTSYGETGGVEVFPYSVFYVFYEQYLTMWPDTLHSIGISLFAIFVVTFLLMGLDIFSSVVVIITITMIVVNIGGLMYWWHITLNAVSLVNLVMAVGIAVEFCSHLVHSFSVSVKTTRVERVADALTNMGSSIFSGITLTKFGGIVVLGFAKSQIFKVFYFRMYLGIVLFGAAHGLIFLPVLLSYIGVMSRRRRNRARYCTSRARNELRSEEHGPHSPLLQDDNNQFPTTSYASVNYIDAADYRVAF; encoded by the exons TACAAAGATGTGCATATGAAGAATTGTCCATATACTGGACCACCCAAACCATTGGACTTCGAAGGACAAAAATTACTCGCTAAGAATTGTCCACATTTAGTCCAAGATTCTGGAAATGGAATCAATACCTGTTGCAATACCAGTCAACTACAAACTATGgattctaatattaaattagcaGCCAATTTTATAAGCAGATGTCCCAGCTGCTTAGACAATTTAGTAAAGCATTTTTGTGAATTCACTTGTAGTCCGATTCAGAGTACATTCATTAATGTTACAGAGATTCTAAAAAAAGATG atgttgaatatattaatatgatagATGTTTACataacgaataaatatctaGAAGGCACATTTAACTCCTGCAGTAAAGTGTCGGTACCCAGTTCAGGAAACTTAGCTATGGATATAATGTGTGGAGAATGGGGTGCTAGTAGATGCACGCCATTGAAATGGTTCTTCTACATGGGCGATGCTGCGCATAACTACTACGTTCCCTTCCAAATAACGTATATAAACACGGACACTCCGGTTGGTCCTTTTACGCCTGTAGATCCGAAAATTACACCATGCAATAAGGCATTGAAC aaaaatgagCCAGCCTGCAGTTGCTTGGATTGTGAGGAAAGTTGTCCGGTACCACCACCGATGCCTCCTCTGCCAAGTCCATTTACCATGTACGGCTACGATGGCTACGCGGTGACAATGATAATTGTCTATATCTGTGGTTCAGTCCTCTTCATGCTCTCCATAGTGTGCTTCAGTAATAGAAAACAGATTG tcaCACGAGGGGAGGAAGTAGGAAGGCAGGTGGGTAGACGCCTAGCCGCAGGGTTACACCACCCAGGAGATGGTGCTCGTATTGCTCTCGCCGCAGACCAGGAAGACAGCCCACTACAATCTAAGCGTTCCA ATGACTTGCCGAGCGGATTCGACGACGAACAACGGTCGACCTTTATCGAAAGATTAGGCGCAGGTACCGATAAACTGTTGGCAGAGTTCTTCTGCTGGTGGGGTACAG CGTGTGCTTCGCGACCATGGTTCGTGCTATTCGTTGgtttcttatttattgttgGCATGGGACACggtataaaatacattcacGTGACCACTGATCCCGTTGAATTGTGGGCTGCGCCTCAATCTCGCTCGCGAATCGAAAGGGAATACTTTGATCAACATTTCGAACCATTCTATAGGAACGAACAGATTATTATCACATCGAAAGGTCTGCCCAAT ATAGTTCATGAGACAACGAACGGTCCAATAACATATGGCCCAGTGTTCAACGACACTTTCTTGAGAACAATTTATCAACTGCAGGAAAAGATAAAGCAGATTGTTACTCCAAACAATTATACCTTAGCAGATATTTGTTTCGCCCCATTAACAGGTCCGTTCACAGGACCACCAACAGTCTCAGAATGCGTCATTCAAAGTATATGGGGATACTATCAAGACAGCATGGCGACTTTCAATGCTAGTTCCATCGAGGACAATTATACAGTGAATTACCTAGATCATTTCGGAGCTTGCACACA AAATCCGTTCAATCCCAACTGTTTGGCCCCATACGGTGGCCCTATAGAACCGGCAATCGCGGTGGGAGGTTTCTTGAAGCCAGGCGAAGATCTTCACCATCCCTCTTACGAGAAGGCGACAGCTATCATTCTAACGCTTctagtaaataattatcatgaCAAATCAAAACTTGTTCCTGCTATGGAATGGGAAAAGAG TTACATCGAGTTCATGAAAAATTGGACAGCAACGGAGAAGCCGGATTACATGGACATCGCGTTCACTTCGGAACGATCGATCGAGGACGAACTGAATCGTGAATCGCAATCCGACGTTTTAACTATCCTCGTGTCATACGTTATCATGTTTGCGTACATTGCGATTTCGCTGGGTCAAATGAAGAGCTGCAGTAGACTTCTG ATTGACTCTAAAATTACACTCGGCCTCGGCGGCGTGTTGATCGTGTTGGCTTCTGTCGTCTGTTCCGTGGGTTTGTTTGGCTTCGTCGGCATACCTGCTACGCTCATTATTATTGAAGTCATACCATTCCTCGTCCTTGCTGTCGGTGTGGACAACATTTTCATTCTAGTCCAGACACATCAAAGAGAAGGTCGTCGACCAAATGAGTCGATAGCAGAGCACATTGGTCGTACTCTCGGCCAAGTGGGGCCGAGCATGTTACTCACCAGTGTGTCTGAGAGTTGTTGTTTCTTCCTAG gcGGTTTGTCCGACATGCCTGCTGTCAGAGCTTTCGCTCTTTACGCTGGCATGGCGTTATTGGTAGACTTTCTACTGCAAGTAACTTGCTTCGTCAGTTTACTGGCCTTGGACACTATTCGTCAAGCA AACAATAGACTGGATATATGCTGCTTCATACACGGTTCGAAGAAAGACAATGGCGATGAAGCAATTAACGGAATCTTGTACAAGCTCTTCAAAGTTGCCTACGTACCGTTATTGTTGAAGAAATGGGTGCGCGCGGTCGTCATGCTAGTCTTTTTCGGCTGGCTCTGTTCGAGTATAGCTGTTGTTCCACATATCGAAATTGGTCTAGACCAAGAATTATCTATGCCTGAAGATAGCTTCGTTCTAAAATACTTTAAA tttttaaatagttatttatcAATTGGACCACCGATGTACTTTGTGGTAAAAGATGGTCTAAATTATTCCGATCCAAGGCATCAGAATCTTGTGTGTGGCGGTCAGTATTGTAACAGTGATTCGGTCTCCACGCAACTATTTATAGCGTCGCATCAGTCGAATAG aacaTACATAGCGAAACCGGCGGCATCGTGGCTGGATGATTATATAGACTGGACACAGTTTCCTTCTTGTTGTAAATACTTTGTCGGGAATAACTCTTTCTGTCCTCATGCAG AGTTTTCGAACCGATGCACCACATGCAATATCGACACGGTGGACGGTCGACCGACGTCGATGGAATTTGAGAAATACGTGTCCTTCTTCTTGCAAGACAACCCTGACGAGAATTGTGCGAAAGCAGGTCACGCTGCTTATGGCCACGGCGTGGATTACACAACCAATCCGAAGACTGGCCTATCGCAAGTTGGGGCGTCCTACTTCATGACTTACcatacaattttgaaaacttCGGCCGATTATTATGAATCAATGAGAGCCGCCAGAGCCGTGTCTGCGAATATCACGACAATGCTCAACGACCACCTAACCAGCTACGGTGAAACCGGCGGTGTCGAAGTTTTCCCGTACAGCGTGTTCTACGTTTTCtacgaacaatatttaacgATGTGGCCGGACACGCTGCACAGTATAGGCATATCACTGTTCGCTATTTTTGTGGTGACTTTCCTATTGATGGGTCTGGATATATTCTCGTCCGTGGTGGTTATAATAACTATCACGATGATCGTTGTCAACATTGGAGGTTTAATGTACTGGTGGCACATTACGTTGAACGCTGTGTCCTTGGTCAACCTCGTTATG GCTGTAGGAATCGCTGTCGAATTTTGCAGTCATTTAGTGCACTCGTTCTCAGTATCTGTGAAGACCACGAGAGTTGAACGAGTAGCTGATGCATTGACCAACATGGGAAGCTCCATTTTCAGCGGTATCACACTCACCAAGTTCGGCGGAATCGTGGTACTTGGGTTCGCCAAAAGTCAGATCTTTAAG GTCTTTTACTTCCGAATGTACCTGGGCATTGTACTGTTCGGAGCCGCGCACGGCTTAATATTCTTGCCAGTGTTACTCAGCTATATCG GCGTGATGTCGCGCCGGAGGCGCAACAGGGCCCGTTACTGTACTAGCAGGGCCCGAAACGAACTTAGAAGTGAAGAACACGGGCCTCACTCTCCTCTACTCCAAGATGACAACAATCAGTTCCCAACCACTTCCTACGCCAGTGTGAACTACATAGATGCGGCGGATTATCGTGTGGCATTTTAA